Proteins from a genomic interval of Pelagicoccus enzymogenes:
- a CDS encoding CoA-acylating methylmalonate-semialdehyde dehydrogenase: MLPICRSFIAGEWAAPTGASSGTVFNPSLGEPIATVPFAGPDEVDRAVKAAHEAFPAWAATPPSERARIMFRYRDLIERHYDEIAALISREHGKTLAESRGDLFRGLEVVELACGAPSLLMGELLPNIARGIDGELTRHPLGVCVGITPFNFPAMIPLWMFPLALMAGNTFVFKPSERVPLTANRLTELLLEAGLPKGVFQLVQGDRAAVESLLVHPLVRAVSFVGSTPVARQIHATATAHGKRVQANGGAKNYVVVMPDADVDKTVEAVMNAAFGCAGERCMAGSGMITVGDGGAKVLPALKEAASSMSIGRTDTHRQPDMGAVITAAHRDRVRGLVDAGERDGASLLVDGRNTKVADAPNGFYLGATIVENVKIEMALVQEEVFGPVLNVMHMDDLDTAIEQANASSFGNGAAIFTRSGGAARKFKHEVQSGMIGINVGVPAPMAMFPFSGWNDSFFGDQHMQGRQGIYFFTQPKVATSRWFAEGEGDIWKK, encoded by the coding sequence ATGCTTCCTATCTGCAGATCATTCATTGCCGGCGAATGGGCCGCCCCTACAGGCGCTTCTTCCGGAACGGTATTCAATCCTTCACTTGGCGAGCCCATCGCCACTGTTCCTTTCGCCGGACCCGACGAGGTCGATCGCGCCGTGAAAGCCGCCCACGAGGCTTTCCCTGCATGGGCTGCCACGCCGCCCAGCGAGCGGGCTCGCATCATGTTTCGCTACCGCGACCTGATCGAGCGCCACTACGACGAGATAGCCGCCCTCATCTCTCGCGAGCACGGCAAGACCCTCGCCGAATCGCGCGGCGACCTCTTCCGCGGATTGGAAGTCGTCGAACTGGCTTGCGGAGCGCCATCGCTCTTGATGGGCGAACTTCTGCCCAATATTGCCCGCGGCATCGACGGTGAACTCACTCGCCATCCGCTGGGCGTCTGCGTCGGCATCACGCCGTTCAACTTCCCCGCCATGATCCCGCTTTGGATGTTCCCGCTCGCCCTCATGGCCGGAAACACCTTTGTATTCAAACCGAGCGAACGCGTACCGCTCACCGCCAACCGCCTCACCGAGCTCCTGCTCGAAGCCGGTCTGCCCAAGGGCGTCTTCCAGCTGGTACAAGGTGACCGCGCCGCCGTCGAGTCCCTGCTCGTGCACCCTCTCGTCCGCGCCGTATCCTTCGTCGGCTCCACTCCGGTCGCTCGCCAGATTCACGCCACCGCCACCGCACACGGCAAGCGCGTGCAGGCCAACGGCGGGGCCAAGAACTACGTGGTCGTCATGCCTGACGCGGACGTAGATAAAACCGTCGAAGCCGTCATGAACGCCGCCTTCGGCTGCGCTGGCGAACGCTGTATGGCTGGATCCGGCATGATCACCGTCGGCGATGGCGGAGCCAAGGTCCTGCCCGCGCTCAAGGAAGCCGCAAGTTCCATGAGTATCGGACGCACGGATACGCATAGGCAACCTGACATGGGAGCTGTCATTACCGCCGCCCACCGCGACCGCGTACGCGGACTCGTCGACGCGGGCGAACGCGACGGAGCGAGCTTGCTGGTCGACGGCCGCAACACGAAAGTCGCCGACGCTCCCAACGGTTTCTACCTAGGCGCCACCATCGTCGAGAACGTCAAAATAGAAATGGCCCTCGTGCAGGAAGAAGTTTTCGGCCCGGTCCTCAACGTCATGCATATGGACGATCTGGATACAGCCATCGAACAGGCCAACGCTTCCAGCTTCGGCAACGGTGCGGCCATCTTCACCCGCAGCGGCGGAGCGGCCCGCAAGTTCAAGCACGAGGTTCAATCGGGCATGATCGGCATCAACGTCGGCGTCCCCGCCCCCATGGCCATGTTCCCCTTCAGCGGCTGGAACGACTCCTTCTTCGGCGACCAGCACATGCAAGGCCGCCAAGGGATCTACTTCTTTACCCAGCCCAAGGTCGCCACCTCACGCTGGTTCGCTGAAGGCGAAGGCGACATCTGGAAGAAATAG
- a CDS encoding glycoside hydrolase family 2 protein, translating to MLKKIVLQTLLLAAVALSYPSSELTAREIISLDGEWHFATDPDSVGESQKWESTGLPEAVRSTVTVPHTWNVQKGLEKYAGTAWYQRDFDLPEGDLGKTIRIRFDAVYHDAFVYVNGKKAGEHIGSGYNRFHIDISPFLVAGKNTVTVRISNAFTKNNIPFEKSFDWANDGGIYRSVALVKTDPQAIKHIHVLGTPKGEGGTADIRVSFIDTAKIDTAKTRLTATITEENQQTSERIFESELAGGFEDGRFLASLDFEDINPWHFDSPNLYEITVQLMVDGIQKDELTTTFGFRSIKIENNRYVLNGEPIRLMGVEWMPGSNLERGMAETHADLEKNLKLMKNANCIYTRFHWQQDEYILDWCDRNGILVQEEIPLWGGATMMDENLYQIARLHLQEMTDNHFNHPSVITWGLGNELVSNDPTNIDYLMKLYHQAKELDPSRLATFVTNKINRSKPSDEGYIPDVSASMDLIMFNEYYSTWFYQSLDVVSDELDRLHHQYDGAPITIAEWGLCEPVHKGGDPRRCEEMVTQLEIYGSKDFVAGAIYFCLNDYRTHMGEDFTYDYPQRVHGVCDIHLNPKPSYEVLRAGSSPIEIKAVDYQDGEATITLYGKTGIPSYTVRDYTLTSGDETIHIEQLKPGEAQTIRLKTDANEFVIQRPTGFEVVRQIFK from the coding sequence ATGCTGAAAAAGATCGTTCTCCAAACCCTACTACTCGCAGCCGTCGCTCTCTCGTATCCAAGCAGTGAGCTGACTGCCCGTGAAATCATCTCCCTCGACGGCGAATGGCATTTCGCCACGGATCCAGATTCCGTCGGCGAATCGCAAAAGTGGGAATCGACAGGCTTGCCGGAGGCAGTCCGCAGCACGGTGACAGTGCCTCACACCTGGAACGTTCAGAAGGGTTTGGAGAAGTACGCTGGCACCGCTTGGTACCAAAGGGATTTCGATCTACCCGAAGGCGACCTTGGTAAGACAATTCGGATACGCTTCGACGCCGTCTACCACGACGCCTTCGTTTATGTTAACGGCAAGAAAGCGGGCGAACACATCGGCTCTGGATACAATCGTTTTCACATCGATATCAGCCCCTTCCTCGTGGCCGGAAAAAACACGGTCACCGTACGCATCAGCAACGCCTTCACCAAAAACAACATCCCCTTCGAGAAAAGTTTCGACTGGGCAAACGACGGCGGCATCTACCGCAGCGTCGCTCTGGTCAAAACGGATCCGCAAGCGATCAAGCATATCCACGTATTGGGTACGCCAAAGGGAGAAGGAGGAACTGCGGACATCCGTGTCAGCTTCATCGATACCGCCAAAATCGATACCGCCAAGACACGCTTGACCGCCACCATCACCGAAGAAAACCAACAGACCAGCGAACGCATTTTCGAATCGGAGCTCGCGGGAGGCTTCGAAGATGGCCGCTTCCTCGCGTCATTGGATTTTGAGGACATAAATCCTTGGCACTTCGACTCGCCCAACCTGTACGAGATCACCGTGCAGCTCATGGTCGACGGTATCCAAAAAGACGAACTCACCACCACCTTCGGCTTCCGGAGTATCAAGATCGAGAACAACCGCTACGTCCTCAACGGCGAGCCCATCCGCCTCATGGGCGTGGAATGGATGCCGGGCTCGAACCTGGAACGAGGCATGGCCGAGACTCACGCCGATCTCGAGAAGAACCTCAAGCTGATGAAAAACGCGAATTGCATCTACACTCGCTTTCATTGGCAGCAAGACGAGTACATCCTCGACTGGTGCGACCGAAACGGAATCCTCGTGCAAGAGGAAATTCCGCTCTGGGGCGGCGCTACGATGATGGACGAAAACCTCTACCAAATCGCCCGCCTGCACCTGCAGGAGATGACCGATAACCACTTCAATCACCCCTCCGTCATCACCTGGGGATTGGGCAACGAGCTCGTCAGCAACGACCCGACCAATATCGACTACCTCATGAAGCTGTACCATCAGGCAAAGGAGCTGGACCCTTCTCGCCTCGCTACCTTCGTGACCAACAAGATCAATCGCAGCAAGCCGAGCGACGAGGGCTACATCCCTGACGTATCCGCCAGCATGGATCTGATCATGTTCAACGAATACTACAGCACCTGGTTCTACCAAAGCCTCGACGTCGTTTCCGACGAGCTCGATCGCCTGCACCACCAATACGACGGAGCGCCGATCACCATCGCAGAGTGGGGACTTTGCGAGCCGGTCCACAAAGGCGGCGATCCCCGACGCTGCGAGGAAATGGTCACGCAATTGGAAATCTACGGCTCCAAGGACTTCGTCGCCGGCGCCATCTACTTTTGCCTAAACGACTACCGCACCCATATGGGCGAAGACTTCACCTACGACTACCCGCAGCGAGTGCACGGGGTCTGCGATATTCACCTCAACCCGAAACCCTCCTACGAGGTCCTGAGAGCGGGGAGCTCGCCGATCGAAATCAAGGCGGTCGACTACCAAGATGGCGAAGCCACCATCACCCTCTACGGCAAGACCGGCATCCCCAGCTACACGGTGCGCGACTACACCTTGACCAGCGGCGACGAAACCATCCACATCGAGCAGCTAAAGCCTGGCGAAGCCCAAACCATCCGCCTAAAAACCGATGCCAATGAATTCGTCATCCAACGCCCGACCGGCTTCGAGGTCGTTCGCCAAATCTTCAAGTAA
- a CDS encoding esterase-like activity of phytase family protein, translated as MPICLPASAQELAGFARLPADTFAEGPTSGQFIDGGANGRTAPFEDKQPVQGFSAMVANGDGTYWLLSDNGFGSKANSQDYLLRIYKILPSFRTETGGDASVEVLEFLTLSDPQRLIPFEIMADRASYPKGDGSDSGIPVDPAIKSRRLLTGGDLDIESVRIDADGTFWFGDEFGPFLIHCNVQGELLQAPIPLTGIATPDDPLGRSANHPRSGGFEGMSINQAGTLLYPMLEKPLAQDQAAGLRRLPITPFDVRKNQYVGETFYYPLEPEGTAIGDFSPISDTLHMVIERDGGSGPTAVFKKIFLVDLTLRDEQNTLLKKELVDLLNLPDPYDLDQDGSHVFTFPFVTIEGLALIDPQTIAVANDNNYPFSAGRAAKPIIDNNEIILIRFDSPLVSMKVKN; from the coding sequence TTGCCAATTTGCCTCCCGGCCAGCGCTCAGGAGCTCGCGGGCTTCGCCAGGCTGCCGGCCGATACCTTCGCGGAGGGGCCAACATCCGGCCAATTCATCGATGGCGGCGCCAACGGTCGCACGGCTCCATTCGAGGACAAGCAACCCGTTCAGGGCTTCTCCGCTATGGTCGCCAACGGCGACGGCACTTATTGGTTGCTCTCGGACAACGGCTTCGGCTCCAAGGCCAACAGCCAAGACTACTTGCTCCGGATCTATAAAATCCTCCCCTCCTTCCGAACCGAAACAGGCGGCGACGCTTCCGTCGAAGTCCTCGAGTTCCTCACCCTCAGCGATCCCCAACGCCTCATCCCCTTCGAAATCATGGCGGACCGGGCAAGCTACCCGAAGGGCGACGGCAGCGACTCCGGCATCCCCGTCGACCCCGCCATCAAAAGCCGCCGTCTGCTCACTGGGGGCGACCTCGACATCGAAAGCGTCCGTATCGACGCGGACGGGACTTTCTGGTTCGGCGACGAATTCGGCCCCTTTCTCATCCACTGCAATGTGCAGGGCGAGCTGCTCCAAGCCCCCATCCCTCTAACCGGTATCGCGACTCCTGACGATCCCCTAGGCCGCTCCGCCAACCATCCACGCAGTGGCGGCTTCGAAGGCATGAGTATAAACCAAGCGGGTACCCTCCTCTACCCCATGCTGGAAAAGCCCCTCGCGCAGGACCAGGCCGCAGGGCTCCGCAGGTTACCGATAACTCCCTTCGATGTTCGAAAAAACCAATACGTCGGCGAGACCTTCTACTACCCGCTCGAACCAGAGGGCACCGCCATCGGCGACTTCAGCCCGATCAGCGACACCCTCCACATGGTCATCGAGCGCGACGGAGGTTCAGGCCCCACGGCTGTATTCAAAAAAATATTTCTCGTGGACCTCACCCTGCGTGACGAGCAAAACACCCTCCTCAAAAAGGAACTGGTTGACCTACTGAACCTACCCGACCCCTACGACCTCGACCAAGATGGATCGCACGTATTCACATTTCCATTCGTCACGATCGAAGGCCTTGCCTTGATAGACCCTCAGACCATCGCGGTGGCCAACGACAACAACTACCCTTTCAGCGCCGGACGAGCCGCCAAGCCCATCATCGACAACAACGAAATCATCCTCATCCGCTTCGACTCTCCGCTCGTCAGCATGAAAGTGAAAAATTAG
- a CDS encoding glycosyl hydrolase 115 family protein has protein sequence MTAHTAFRRLISTTLAFLSLATASSLPAQEQQGSRYLAAPFLPILDSGDASAFPVADNRQAAPIHFDAADATVVRIAAEALAADIQRVTGTAAQASSTAPAADSQPILIGTLGQSPLIDSLVKSGQLDVSAVAGEWEAYTASVVKNPLPGIAKALVIAGSDRRGTAFGVFALSEAMGVSPWYWWGDIPTKQREQVFVASGTHVQPSPGVKYRGIFLNDEDWGLQPWAAKTFEPETGNIGPRTYAKIFELLLRLQSNIIWPAMHEFPVHTTPFYLDPRNPAVADDYAIVISTSHHEPMLRNSHEYDEGELGPYNYWTHRDTIYKFWEERVKETAGYENMYTIGLRGRTDQGMLAPEGTTIAQKAAMIQNQIIPDQRQMLADHVNPDPSRVPQIFIPYKETLVQYQAGLELPDDVTILWPDDNHGYIRQLPTAAERQRSGGSGVYYHLSYWGVPRSYLWLCTTPPGMTRVEMMKAWDFEAHRMWLVNVGDLKPHEIGTEFFLRLARDPESFRDFDQHAYLAEWAARDFSPENAKAIADILEEYYRLNIVTRPEQLNLKQTRFDSTGALGHGDQASARLQALAALTAQANALYETLPANQQAAFYQLILFPIRAADLTNQKVLLAERSRLWAEQGRAAANQVAAQAQEADDALRAEIAFCNTKNADGKWNYMFNPMDTSELPRWAHETQSIFLPANTASYEAPAAAGLGVAIEGAANTLAPDTTGQLPPFRRATDRSRFIDIFNTGTDPFTWTATPSAPWVTLSQSSGTADTRLSVSIDWASAPKNPIQTATIAIEAAGATRTVALTVHPQPELDLATLPAHLLDYGQLKIKATSYAERRDSADSTGWRRVSQSNASGDGMELQPVTAASLDPAALPADAPALTYTFHAFEPGPVSIEVRCLPTHRITSDHPGLRYAISVNGEEPQILDLHANEYTPAWNANTLRAYSAGLSQHDLENAGLQTITIQMVDPGLILDQIVVKPTSGTN, from the coding sequence ATGACTGCACACACAGCTTTCCGTCGTCTCATTTCAACTACGCTGGCTTTCCTAAGCCTAGCCACCGCCAGTAGCCTCCCGGCACAAGAACAGCAAGGCTCCCGCTACCTCGCCGCCCCCTTCCTGCCCATCCTCGACTCCGGCGACGCCTCCGCCTTTCCCGTTGCTGACAACCGCCAAGCCGCCCCTATCCACTTCGACGCCGCCGACGCCACCGTGGTTCGCATCGCCGCCGAAGCCCTCGCCGCGGACATCCAACGCGTAACGGGCACCGCCGCTCAAGCTTCCTCCACCGCTCCCGCCGCAGACTCCCAGCCCATCCTGATCGGCACCCTCGGCCAAAGCCCGCTCATCGACTCCCTCGTCAAGTCCGGCCAGCTCGACGTCAGCGCTGTCGCGGGCGAGTGGGAAGCCTACACCGCCTCCGTAGTCAAAAACCCACTACCCGGCATCGCCAAAGCCCTCGTCATCGCGGGTAGCGACCGACGCGGCACCGCCTTCGGCGTCTTCGCCCTCTCCGAAGCCATGGGCGTCTCGCCTTGGTACTGGTGGGGAGACATACCGACCAAGCAACGCGAGCAAGTCTTCGTCGCGTCCGGCACCCACGTCCAGCCGAGCCCGGGCGTCAAGTACCGCGGCATCTTCCTCAACGACGAGGACTGGGGCCTCCAACCTTGGGCCGCCAAGACCTTCGAACCGGAAACCGGCAACATCGGCCCTCGCACCTACGCCAAGATCTTCGAGCTGCTGCTCCGCCTCCAGTCCAATATCATCTGGCCCGCCATGCACGAATTCCCCGTGCACACCACTCCCTTCTACCTCGACCCCCGCAATCCCGCAGTGGCCGACGACTACGCCATCGTCATCAGCACCTCCCACCACGAGCCCATGCTGCGCAACAGCCACGAGTACGACGAAGGCGAGCTGGGTCCCTACAACTATTGGACACATCGCGACACCATCTATAAGTTCTGGGAAGAGCGCGTTAAAGAAACCGCGGGCTACGAAAACATGTACACCATCGGCCTGCGCGGCCGCACCGACCAAGGCATGCTCGCCCCCGAAGGCACCACCATAGCCCAAAAGGCCGCCATGATCCAAAACCAGATCATCCCCGACCAACGCCAGATGCTCGCCGACCACGTCAATCCCGACCCGTCCCGAGTCCCCCAAATCTTCATCCCCTACAAGGAAACGCTCGTGCAATACCAAGCCGGGCTCGAGCTCCCCGACGACGTCACCATCCTCTGGCCGGACGACAACCACGGCTACATCCGCCAGCTTCCCACCGCCGCCGAACGCCAGCGCTCGGGCGGCTCCGGCGTCTACTACCACCTCTCCTACTGGGGCGTCCCCCGCAGCTACCTCTGGCTCTGCACCACCCCACCAGGCATGACCCGCGTCGAAATGATGAAGGCCTGGGACTTCGAGGCCCACCGCATGTGGCTGGTCAACGTGGGCGACCTCAAGCCCCACGAAATCGGCACCGAGTTCTTCCTCCGCCTCGCCCGCGATCCCGAATCCTTCCGCGACTTCGACCAACACGCCTACCTCGCCGAGTGGGCCGCCCGCGACTTCAGTCCGGAAAATGCCAAGGCCATCGCCGACATTCTCGAGGAGTACTATCGCCTCAACATCGTCACCCGCCCCGAACAGCTCAACCTCAAACAAACCCGCTTCGACTCCACCGGCGCCCTCGGCCACGGCGACCAAGCCAGCGCCCGTCTCCAAGCCCTCGCCGCCCTCACCGCCCAGGCCAACGCCCTCTACGAAACGCTCCCGGCCAACCAGCAAGCCGCCTTCTACCAGCTCATCCTCTTCCCCATCCGCGCCGCCGACCTAACCAACCAGAAGGTCCTGCTCGCCGAACGCAGCCGCCTCTGGGCCGAGCAAGGCCGCGCCGCCGCCAACCAAGTCGCCGCCCAAGCCCAAGAAGCCGACGACGCCCTCCGCGCCGAGATCGCCTTCTGCAACACCAAGAACGCCGACGGCAAATGGAACTACATGTTCAACCCCATGGATACCAGCGAACTCCCCCGCTGGGCCCATGAAACCCAATCCATCTTCCTCCCCGCCAACACCGCCAGCTACGAGGCCCCCGCTGCCGCCGGACTCGGCGTCGCCATCGAAGGCGCCGCCAACACCCTCGCCCCAGACACCACCGGCCAATTGCCCCCATTCCGCCGCGCCACCGACCGCAGCCGATTCATCGACATCTTCAACACCGGCACTGACCCTTTCACCTGGACCGCCACCCCAAGCGCCCCGTGGGTAACGCTCAGCCAAAGCTCCGGCACCGCCGACACCCGCCTCAGCGTCAGCATCGATTGGGCTTCCGCACCGAAAAACCCGATACAGACCGCCACCATCGCCATCGAAGCCGCCGGAGCCACCCGCACCGTCGCGCTCACCGTCCACCCGCAGCCAGAGCTCGATCTCGCCACCCTGCCCGCCCATCTCCTCGACTACGGCCAACTCAAAATCAAGGCCACCTCCTACGCCGAGCGCCGCGACAGCGCCGACTCCACCGGCTGGCGCCGCGTCTCCCAATCCAACGCCAGCGGCGACGGCATGGAGCTCCAGCCCGTCACCGCCGCCAGCCTCGACCCCGCCGCCCTGCCGGCCGACGCCCCCGCACTCACCTACACCTTCCACGCCTTCGAGCCCGGCCCCGTTTCGATCGAAGTCCGCTGCCTTCCCACGCACCGCATCACCTCCGACCACCCCGGCCTACGCTACGCCATCTCCGTCAACGGCGAGGAACCGCAAATCCTCGACCTGCACGCCAACGAGTACACCCCCGCCTGGAACGCCAACACCCTACGCGCCTACTCAGCCGGCCTCTCCCAGCACGATCTCGAAAACGCAGGCCTCCAAACCATCACCATCCAAATGGTAGACCCCGGCCTCATCCTCGACCAAATCGTCGTGAAACCCACCAGCGGAACCAATTAG